The sequence below is a genomic window from Pseudomonadota bacterium.
CGCGTGCTCTGTCGCCTTCGTCGTCACCTCGTTCATCCCCGGCACGAGACGAACGCGCTGGCGAACCCCGCGCTCACGGTCCGGCGCGTTCTCCGGACGCCATCGGGTCTCGACGACAACATCGCGTGCCTCTTTCTGGTGATTCTCGACCGGGGTGTGAAAGGTCAGACGGGCGCGCGCGTGATCGTGGGCGAGATCGGTGTCGACCCAGGCTGCGCGCAGCGACGACGGTCCGGTCTCGCGCACCAGCACGTCGTTCCAGATCCCGCCCGTGGTGCCGGTGGAGGTGGGGGTCTGTAGCCCCATGGCGGGCCCGGGACGGCAATCATGATGGCCGAAAACACCCTTGATCTGCTGCTTGAAGAATGCCCCGCCCGGATCGGCGGGCGCCGACACCTTCACGAGCAGCTCGTTCGGCCGGCGGGGAAGGACCTTGCCGTCAAGATCGAAGCCGAACGGCAGGAAGCAGCCCTCGTGATCGCCGAGTCGCTCACCGTTCAGGTACACCTCTGCCTCGTAGTCGACACCGCGGAAGTCGAGCGCCAGATGACGACCGTCCTTCGGCTGGGCACGAAAGCTCGTTCGGTACCACACGCTTCCGCCGTGCGAGAACAGCGCGGGGTCGGTGACCGCCCACTGTGACGGGACGCACACTGACTTCCAACCAGGGTCATCGGCCGCGGGTCGCGAGTCGGCAACGCACATCTCCCACCCGTCGCGCAGCGACGCAGCGCCGGTGGGCAGATTCTCCGAGGTGGTTCGCATGCGTGGCCGATAGACGTCAACGGGAAGCGCGAAATGAAGTGGATCGACAGGCTCGTCGAGCCGCGTATCGATGGGATGGGACTGTGGCGTGGACTGACCGGCGACTGCTGCGCGATGAACCCGCATCCGTGCCCTCCTGCATGTGAGGTGCGCGTGGGAGCGCTTTCCTCCATGCTAGCGTTGCGCGGAGCGACAGGCTCGCTCCCCGCGGTCAGATGTCACATGCGACAGGTAAGTGGAAGCAACAGGGGGGTGAGTGCTGCGCCGCGCGCTCGGCGGCTCACTCCTCGCCAGGCAGCGCCTCGAGTCCAGCCCGCGCCTCCACATATCCGGGGAAGACCGCGAGGGCCGCCTCGTAGTGCCGACGCGCCTCTGCTGTTCGGCCGTCGCGCGCACACAGATCGGCGAGCGCGCGCTGCGATGTCACGTAGAGCGGATCGATGCGCACAGCCGCGCGCAGGTGGCGCTCTGCGCGCGTCAGATCGCCCTCGCGCAGCGCCGCCATGCCCAGGGCGTGGGCCACCATCGGTGAGTCGGGCGCAAGTGCCGCGGCCTGTTCCAGATGCGCCCGCGCCTCTGCGACGCTGCCCTGGGCCAGTACCGCGATACCGGCATAGGCGTGACCGCGAAAGTCATCGGGCTCGCGCTCCACCGCGGCCAGTGCCCAGCGGCGCGCATCATCGTGCTTTCCCGCCTGGAGGAAGGCGGTGGCGAGCAGCACGCAGCTCGACGACTCGGCGCAGATCTCCACAAGATGCTCGAATCCCGCAATGGCCTCGTCCAGCTTCCACACGTCGAGGGCATTCCACGCCCGGGTCCGCACCACATCCTCTTCGAGAGCCCCTGCTGCCTCGGCGCGCTCGAGGGCTTCCCGCGCGCCCGATTCGTCGAGAAGGGTGCCCAGCACCATGCTCTTGTAGACCCACGCTATCGCGCAGCCTGGGTCGAGCGCGATGGCCTCGTCGAGGAGGCGGAGGGCCCGCTGGGTGTCATAACGGCTCTCCTTCACCACGAAGAAGGCGAGATGCGCTCGCGCCTGCGCGTCGAGTGGGTACTGCTCGACCCGGGTCTCAAAGAACCGCCGTCCCTCGATCCACGCGTCACGATTGGCGTAGCGTCGGGCCTGTGCACGCATCAAGCTCACGAGAGATCCTCCTGCCGGCGCTGCCCTGACGGCGATCTCATCGCCGTCGCGCGTCGAATCGCATCACCACGATGGTGTGACTCGGGTCGTGGTTCTCGATCTCGGACGGCGACTGAATCACGTTGCCCCACTGCATCATCCAGTGGAAGACGCGATTGTCCGGATCAGTGACCCAGGCATCGGCCAGCACGAGCCACACCCGACTGTGCCCGCGCACAACGCGTGCAAGAGACCCATCGTCGATGCGCTGGGGATGGGCCGCGGCGACGCTCGGCGCTCGGTCGAGTGGCAGGTAGTAGCGCATG
It includes:
- a CDS encoding tetratricopeptide repeat protein, which produces MRAQARRYANRDAWIEGRRFFETRVEQYPLDAQARAHLAFFVVKESRYDTQRALRLLDEAIALDPGCAIAWVYKSMVLGTLLDESGAREALERAEAAGALEEDVVRTRAWNALDVWKLDEAIAGFEHLVEICAESSSCVLLATAFLQAGKHDDARRWALAAVEREPDDFRGHAYAGIAVLAQGSVAEARAHLEQAAALAPDSPMVAHALGMAALREGDLTRAERHLRAAVRIDPLYVTSQRALADLCARDGRTAEARRHYEAALAVFPGYVEARAGLEALPGEE